The sequence AGATACTGTCCACAATTTGCGCTTTTTCCCTATCGATAAGGTCAGGGTCAAAGAGTCCCATTGAATCCAAAAACTTCTCATCATAGATACTGGGGGCATTGGTGGTCTTCACTTCCTTAAGGTCGTTGATGGCCTCCAACTTGGAGGCATATTCCTTTTGTGCCTCTTCCAATTGCGGTACCAAGGGCTGGTCCAGCTGTCTAGCATTATCACCCCCTTCGGTCAGGAAGACCATGGAATAGACCACCATAAAAACGATGACCAAACCGATGATGATTCCAAAAACGATTTTCTTTTTGTTCAATTTCATATTGTTGTTTTTTAACGTTGGTCATCGACCTTTCTCAATGAATTCTCGAAATAATTGCTGATCAACAACCCGTGGGCGTTGTTGGGAAAGTTCCGATCCACCTTGATAAGTTTCCCAGAAGTCTTTAGTTCATATACATCGGTCACAGTCCCACGGTAGATTTCAAAGACCACAACGGTCCTGAACGACCGTATTCCTTCTTGGAGGGTAAGCTCGGATTCCACGGAAAAGATCTTCTGCACCAATGAATATTGCAGGAGCCGATTGTAGACCCCATCGGCTTTTTTCTGCCGGTATACGTTGTCCACCGAACTGTCCCCGAGCCAAAGGGCCTTTTCAATGTTCCTTTCATAATTACTGGCATCGATACCATAGAAATAGTTGTGGAACAGTACCAAATGGGCCAGGGCCTCGATTTCAAGGTTTTCTTTTTGATCGGCCCATTTCAAGGGAATGACCGACCCGTCCGTTCCAATGGCAAACGCCCCTCCCTTGGTCTCTTGGTACATCCTGTACGATACCAGTGCTGAAATAATTATGGCAATGGACGATGCGGTGACCACAACCAGAACCACAACGCGGTTGGCCCTCAGTATCCCATCTATGTTTTTATACATTGTCTTCATATCATTTGAGTTTTATGGAGTGCCCTAGGCACCGAAAAGTTTGAGTGAAAAGGAGGTTGCCCTTCGGTAGAGTTTGAACTTCAAAAAGACGATGAACCCTATGGTGCCCAGTTCCACCAAGGGAGCAAAGACCGTACTGCCATAATCCGTCCCAAATAGGTTGATCCAAAAATCCGTGGTCAGTTCTGTATAAAGGGCATTGATGAAGATGTTCACCAAGAAAAAGGCGGGCACCAACATATACACGGCGGCATACAGCTTAAAAAAGGAATAGGCAAGATCCCTGAACTTCTCAAAGACCGCCAAACTGATGACCAAGGGAAAGAAGGCCCTCATGATGCCCAAAAGGAAGAACCGTTCCGCCAAAAAAAGCGGATAGATGAACAGGTCCAATAGCCACAGGAACACGCTGATGATAAAGGCCAAGATCCGCATTCCATAAAAGGGACTGACCAGGGCCTCGTACAAGAGGGCCAATCCTTTGCTCGCGGCATCCAGAAGACCAGCATCCTCCTCAATTGAAATATCCTGCAACTGCAATGGTACAAGGTCTGGGGCAGTATTGCGATATTGGGTCTCTATGCCCACCAAAATGTTGTCGAAGACCTCCAAGATCTGATCCGAGAATATGACCAAGATGACCACGGCAAAGTTCTTGGCCAGTTCCGATGGGGTCAATCCCCAGGTATGACCATCCCGTTCGGCCACTCCCTCATTGTACTTTTTCATGATGTTGATCAAGAAAAAGAGAATGGCCAGGGCCTTCATTCCCACAATTGTGTACTGGGAAAAATCACTTCCGGTGATGGTATCGTACACCGCATCCACATATTCCAAACCGATGCTCAATGCAAAACCTACCATAATCAATAATTTGTTTTACGGTTATTGATTACAGCCTGCATTTCCCGAAAGGAAATGATGTCCCTGTACCTTTTGGTCCTACGCTCAATCTCGCCCACCATTTCCTTAGAGCGCATTTCCTTTTCCTTGAGCACGATGGCCCTTTCCGCATCGGTCATTTTCAAAAAGTCACTGGAAAGGATCTGTTCCACAAATTCCAGATCTTCCAATGAACTCTCGATAATGGCATTGAAGGATTCCGAAATGCGTCCCACCTCTTCTGGACGGATGTGCGGTGAGTCTAGGATCTGCCTGAGGTCGTTGCGTACCATATCAAATAGGCGTTTGTTGTTGCGTGTGAGTTCTTGTACGGCCTTTAAGTGTTTGATGACATCGCTGACCTTTTCGATGCGCTCTTTTTGTTCCCGCAAAAATTCCACGGTCTTCAAGAGTTCTGCGGTCTGTTTGGCCGATTCAATGATCTGTTTGCCCAAGGTGATGAAATTAGTGTTATCATACACGGGCATCCCTTGGCAGGCAGCGCCTGAAGGTATTAAAACAGTGAAGGTCAGGGCAATGCCCAATGTTCTCATTCTACTTTTCATGATGTTCTTGTTTTTTGATGAATAAACTTTTTGATGGCCGTTTCCATACAGCCTGTTTCTTTATAGAATTCCATAATGGCCTTGTTGTCGGGGCCATCTGTCAGGTATGCGGCATAGACCTCTGGCGGGACCTCCAGCCTGAAAATGTTGCTTTCCTTTCCGATCTTTATGAAGATTTCCGTGTACTTCTGCCTTGCGGAAAGATTGTTCTTGATGGAGCTGAGTTGGTTCAGGTCATGGGAGGAAAGATGGAGCCTTTCCTTTAGTGCACCATATCCCTTTTCGTTTCTAAGGCTGTATATGACCTGGGTGTTTTCCAAGATACTGGCCGATGTGGAATTTATGGGCAACTGGTTTATGGACTGCAGGATGATGCCTATGGCCCCTTCCTGTTTACGTATGGCCTGATAATAAAATTCCACGCTCTCCAGTACATTGTCGAACTTGAGCTGTTTGGCGAACTCATCGAAAAGGATGATGCCACGTTCGTCCCTGTTCTTCCAGATGGTACGCTGAACGGCCGTTTTTATGAGCTTGAGCATTACGGAGAGGATCTCCTTGTTGTCCTTGACCTCGTCCAGCTCGAAAACGATCAACCTCTTGTCCTCCAGACGATAGGACCGGTCCTTGCTCGAGGCAAAAAGAAAACTATAGATACCGCTCCCGACATATTCGGAAAGAATGTGCAGGAACCTTTTGATATTGAAATACCCGGGGTGGATCTGCAATCGGGAGAGCAGTTCCTTTCCGTATTTGCCAACAAATCGGTAGAAACCGTCAAGTGAATGCAAGGAACCGGTTTTTTCCCCGTAATAGAGATGTAATATTTTCTTCAGTGCCACCGATGCCTCTTTTGATGGTTTAGTTCCCATTCCCATGAGCTCAAAGAGAAATATGGAAAGGTCCTCCAAATGTTCCGGGGTAACATCATCGGCATGGGTTACGTAAAAGGGATTTATACCAAGGCTCTTTCCATTTTCATATCGCAGCACCGTATAGTGTTCGGGGTAAAGGCTGGCGAACTTGGTATAGGAACCGCCCAGGTCAATAATGACCAGCCGGACACCCTGTTCGAAAAATTGCCTCAAAATGTTGTTGGCCAAAAAGGACTTACCCTCGCCTGTCGGAGCAAAAACGGCAAAGTTCCGTGCCTTGATGCGCCTTTTTTGTTCGTCCCAGACATCCTTTAGCACTGGAATGTTGAATTCCCTGTCGTTGAATACAATCCCCTTTCTGTCCGTTCTGTAATTGGTTGTGTTGATTAATAAGCAAAGGGCATGTTTCAGGTCGGTCACATAAAGATCTTCGTTGGAATAATTGGAGGCAAAACATGGAAAACTGTTCAGGATATAATTTTTGCGCTCCCTTCCACAAGGATAATACGGTACAACATCCAGTTCCTTGAACTCTGCCTTTATCCTTGTAGTGGTATTCTCCAGTGCTCGCTTTTCACCATCCCAATGGATTACATTAAGGTGTCCCCGAACAATTCTTGAACTGTCATCGTTGTTGATCTGGTCAAGGATATGCCCTATCTTTTTGAGAACGACCTTGTTCTGAGTGCCAAAATTGGAGCTCTTATTCAATTCCTCGACTTTCTTCTCTAATTGCTTTCTCCATTGGTGCTTGTCATCCAAATAAATAATCTGGTTCACCACATGGTTTTCTTTTAGGGAAAGCCCCAGGTCATCCATGAACCCCTGATGGAACGTAAAATCATCCGAGGTGAAATGCTCATTGACCTTACTGGTCTGTACGCTATCCCCAAAGCAGGACTCACTGTTGATGGCAAGTACATCAAAATGGTTGTTCCCAATGGTCACATTGGCGCCATCCAAAACGATGTCGGTATCGCAATTGGAACTGTAACCATTGAACTGTTCTTTGGTCAAGGACATAATTTCGTCAGGCCTCATAGGTCCCAACCGGATTTTTGTTCCATTGTTGATATAGTTCACTGAATCGGTCACCGAGGCCAAAAAACGTTTTACAGTATCATCCAGTTCCTCGTGCAATCCTTTGGGTGTCTTCTTAAAAGGGTTGACATACTTGGGATTGTTCAGTCCCTTTTTCTTGGGACACGTAAAGAACATATAGCTTCGGTGGTCCAGATATTCCCTGCCCCGGAAATAATCATGGGTCGCTTTGGACAAAAATGTACTATTGGACAGATATTCTGAAGTGAAGGATGATTTAAGGTAAATATCCTGTTTATGGACCACGGTACCAATAGGGAGGGATTTAAAAGTCTGGAACCAATTGCTGTGCAAATCCTCAAAATCCTTTTCGGAAAGGGAATGGATCTCAGGGAGCAGAACCTTGTAACAGGCCAGCACATTGCCGTTATTGGCAAAGATGATATTATCCTGAATGTCCAAAATGGGATGATGGGATGCGATGTTAATTTTCGACATGGCTCAATAGATTGTCGTGTTTATTGCTGATACAGTCTGGAAAGACTTTGTTGAAGTCCAAAAGATTCTTGTTTGATGCTATCTTGGTCAGGCCTACATACCAACATAGGTTCCATCCCATGGCCAGAATGATGACCATAAGATTAAAGGAAAATATGATGATCAGCAGGGATGCCAGGATGGAGAGTGTCAAAAGGGCAAAGAGGGACATGGGAAGCCCCCATATCCTCGCCCCTTTGCGGATGTCCTTATATATCTTGTACTTTCTCATTGGTGATGGAATAGACATCATAAGATTAGACTACAATTCCAATGAGATAGGTAAAGATGCCAACAACGGCCCCTGCAATGAGCACGAACACCAATACCCGAGTGATGCCTTTTTTGAGATCTGCGTTCTCACCAAAAAAGTGGCCCGCATTGAAGAGAAAGCCAACTAAAAAGATGACTCCCAAAAGCAGGGGAAAAATGGTTCGGATGGTATCCGAGATGTCGTTGACCGAATCCTCGATGCCGCCGATCTGTGCAAAAGCGGGGATACCCGTAAGGAGCATTGCCCAAATGAATACAGCTGTTTTTTTCATGATTTTTCGTTTTACGGCTGATTGAGCCTATTGATGAATAAACTTTTTCGAAAAGTATCGGGAACCCGTGGAAAGGATGGAAATACCCTAAAAATTAACGGACAAGAGCGTTAAATTTTGAGGAATCACAACTGTTTTATGGAAACCGTTAAAGATTGCACAATGAATCTTTAAATCTGAAATGATATGGAACAAACAAAGGCCATATTCCTGTTGTGTCTGTTTTCAGTTTTTATCACAGTATATGGACAGAAAAAACAAATCATCATTGTGGACCCAGGACATGGAGGAACTGATAATGGGGCAGTTGGGATAAATGGACTTAGGGAAAAAGACCTGACCTTAAAGATTGCACAGGCCATTGTGCATTATAACAGGATATTGTTGGACAAGCGATACGACATTTACTTGACCCGATACGGGGACACTTTGATTTCATTGGGACATCGCACAAAACTGGCAAAGATTCTAGATCCCAAAATCTTTGTCTCCCTGCATTGCAACCATGCAAATAACCCCAAGGCATCTGGACTTGAAGTTTATGTATTCAATGGATCGATCCCAAAGCAGAGTCTGACCATGGCAAAAGTTATGGATGGGTACCTTCAGGAACAATTAGGGTATCGAAGCCGAGGGGTGAAGCGGGCCAACTTTCAGGTACTTCGGGACAACAGAGAGGTATGCCCGGCCCTGTTGTTGGAACTTGGTTTTTTGTCCAATACGGATGAGGCAGTCCACTTGGAAGAGAAAGGCAAAATCAAGGCGTTGGGATTGGCCATATTAATGGGAATCAAAACTATAATGGAATGAAAATGTTACTTATAAGCTTATATAATGTGCTCAAAAAAATAGTCGTTGAGGTAAGCAAGGAATTATTTGATGTTCTCAGGAGACTGTTCAGGATTTGAAACCGATTCGCTTTCTATCGCGCTGTTCTTTCTCCTTTATATCCTTATTCAATAAATAATTGAGAGCATCAAAAACATCCTTGAACTGTCTATCATATTTTTTCTCCAGTTCCCTAAGTCGGATACTGAGTTCCTTATGGGACAGAGCATATTTTCTTAGGAATACAAAAGCTCGAATTATCTGAATGTTGACTTCAATTGCCTTGGGAGTATTCAGGACACTGGATAGCATGGCCACACCCTGTTCGTTAAAAGCAAAGGGCAGGTACTTGCTGTGCATACCACGCCCAGAAGATTTTAAGGTCGCAAATTGCGTCCTTAGAACCACATACTCCTCTCTGGTGAGTTCAAACATAAAATCTTTTGGAAAACGATCTATGTTTCGACGAACAGCTTCCTTCAGCCGTTTGGTTTCGGTACCATAAAGTTTAGCAAGGTCAAAATCCAAGAGTACCTGTTGGCCTTGGATTTCATATATCATCTGTGGAATTTTCAATGGTTCCATGCCCAATCATATATTTAATTGGCACCATAACAGGGGATGCTCACTAGCTGCATGTTTTTCATTATTAATGCTGCCAAAAATGTTCCACTGGGGTTGCTGTTTGTGCCACATTCCTTTTCTAATTAACCCCCAATTTTCAACAGTATTAAAGAGGCCACCTGACAACATGAGATAATCCCGTTGCTTGATGTTGACACCCATTTTGTATGCCCCTAATCTAAAATAATCGGCATCTTTCCCTCTATCCAGATCACCCAAAAAATTGGGATGTTTAGTTATGTCCTTCAAATAGGTGTCATTGATGATTGGTGCAATTGCACTACTATAGCATGGGGCATTCAATGTGCCCAAAAAGACTGAATGAGAGGATATATCTTTTTGTCTTCCAGAAAAGCGTTTTGAAATATACTCCGATTGCATTTTTTGGCGATTACAAAAAACCTCCGAATCATCATCGTTATTGGTAAAATGTGTGCAATGAACGTCCAGATTAAGGCCAGAACTGGTTCTGAACCTATATTCCTGTAGATCCACATCAAATAAGGGATTATTCTTTTCATCAGAATCGTTCACATGGGTCTTTATCGACTCAAGATCAAATCCTTCTTTCGCCAATACTCCGATACCTCGACCATAGGGGTCATTGGTTCCCAAAAAAACAATTTCCTTGTAGAGAGAACCATTTTTGGGGGATAGGAAATGTCGATTGAACTCGACCAGTGAAATCCTATCCTCCACTTCCAATAGCACAAGAATATCAGGGTCAACCTCCGCTATGACCTTGGCCTTGTTCATAATGGCCAATTCATCGATTGGCATGGAGTCAATTTTTGCCCACCCTTCCCAATCGGTCAAATGTGATGACTTTGGCATTTCCCTGTCCAAGCCTTTTCTGAGCGTTAACTGACCTATGGTATTCTTGATGGTAAAATAAGGTATTTGTTCTTCTTTATCGAACCCCAAAAAATGGGAAAGTATCCGCATCCTGTCATAATCCCTTTGGGTGCGTCCCGGCTGGATTAAAAGAGTTTCAAATTCTTCCACCCATTGGTCCTTGTTTTTAGCGTTACAACGCTCTACCAAACGAATATGACGTTGGAAGATGTTCTGTATGTTGAAGAGGGCCATTTTCATGACTCGTCCTTAAGAAAAAAGTTCTTATTGTCCATAAGGATCTTATGGATTTCCTCTTCATCATAATAAATGATTCCTCCCAATTTGGAAAAAGGGATGGTTTCATTGATCCTAAAATTTTGAAGGGTTCCGGGGCTTATTCCCAACTTGTTCATGACAGCATTGGACTTGATCCAACGATCCAAAGTGATACGGTCATTTTTTAATAATATTTCCTTGATTTCATCTAAGAGGGATTCTTTGAACCCTTCTAAGTCTTCCTGTGTTAAAATATTTGCTGGCATCTTAACTTGTTTATAATCAGAACCAAAAGTGTATTGTTTGATTCAATAATATTCACAAGGGTTATCCCAAGTTGGGTGAAATTTTAACATTTGGACTACTTTTATCGGATTTTTTGTGGGATAACTGATATTATTGGGGTTGTAATTTCCTTATCTACTATATTTAGAGCTTATATTGCTAGCATGTTTCGCACTACTTTTCCAAACTTTAGGCAATTGGACAAAATGGACTGTGGTCCAACATGTTTACAGATTATTTCCAAACATTATGGAAAGGAAGCTTCGCTTGAAGATCTTAGGAAATCCTCCTATATTGATCGGGAAGGTGTTTCCTTGGCGGGAATTAAAGAAGCGGGGGAAAGCATAGGGTTGGAAACCTTCCCTGTACTAATAACATGGGAAGATTTGCTCAAAAAAGCTCCTTTGCCATGTATTGTACATTGGGAAGGAAACCATTTCTTCGTTGTATATCGTGTAACCACTACCAAAGTATACATTTCGGATCCAGCTAAAGGAAAATATACTTTAAGTGTGGATGAATTCAAAAAAGGGTGGCTTTCAGAGGTGAACAAGGGAGTTGCTATGCTTTTGGAACCAACGGACACCTTCCGAAAAGGTAAGTTGCAGGGTAGCGGTGACAGAAACAATCTTTTAAAAACTCTTAAGTACCTTTTCGATTACAAGAAATTGCTATGGCAATTGTCTCTAGGGTTATTATTATCATCCATCGTTCAATTGGCCTTGCCGTTCTTTACGCAAAGTATTGTAGATTATGGAATAGAGAATCAAGATATAGGATTTATACAAGTCATTCTTATTGGACAGATTTTCTTCGTGTTGTCCAAAGGTGCGGTGGAAATACTCAGGGATTGGATTCTGTTGCATATCTCTATGAGGGTCAATATCCGTATGATGAATGATTATCTTTCGAGATTAATTCAACTTCCAATTTCCTTTTTTACTGGAAGGGGAATCGGGGATTTGGTAAGGCGGATCAATGATAATGAAAGGGTTGAAGAATTCTTCACGAATGGTTCCCTGACATTTTTGTTCGATATTTTTAATATTATTCTTTTTGGGTTTGTACTTGCTTATTACAACTTAAACATATTTTTGGTGTTTCTCATTGGCTCTGGAGTCTATTTACTGTGGTCATTGGCATTCATGAAGAAAAAAGCCTTATTGGACACCGCCTATTTTGGAACGAGTGCAAAGAGCCAATCCAAGATTCTTCAGATAATTTACAACATTGAGGATATTAAGGTCAATGGTTCGGAAGACAGGCGTAAAAAGGAATGGTACCAGACTCAACTTGATCTTTTCAATGTTACTTCTGAAAACCTAAGAATCCATCAATTGCAAACCAACGGTGGTCAGATTATCAACGAATTAAAAAATATTGCAATTATCTTCCTTTCCGCATATGCAGTCATCGAAGGAGTCTTTAGTCTTGGTGTTATGCTAGCCATACAATTCATAATTGGCCAGCTCAATGTTCCTTTAAGTAAGATGATTGATTTCCTATTAGATTATCAAAAAGCTGAATTGGCCGTGAAACGTCTTTTTGAAGTATGGAAAGAGGAACCTGAGGGGCATAAATTGGATGGAGCTACCAAGGCTTTTCACCATGACATAACACTTAGAGATATTTCTTTTAGATATGGGCCTCCAGGAACCAAGGAAGCATTATCCAATATTTCCATGGAAATCCCTAAGGGAAAAGTCACAGCTATAGTAGGACATAGTGGATCGGGGAAATCTACCTTGCTCAAGCTTTTGTTACAATTCTACCCTCCAACCAAAGGAAAAATTGAAGTAGGAAAAATATCATTATCCTCAATAGCGCCCAAAGATTGGAGAGAAGTTTGCGGAGTAGTACTTCAGGAAGGGCAACTTTTTGATGATACAATAGAAAGGAACATTACTGAATCTCAATCAAAGGTACCATTGGATGTAGAACGATATGAACAAGCCATAGATTTCGCTATGTTAAAGGATTTTATAGACGATTTACCTCATAGGTCCAAAACTAAAA is a genomic window of Flagellimonas sp. CMM7 containing:
- a CDS encoding conjugal transfer protein TraK is translated as MKTMYKNIDGILRANRVVVLVVVTASSIAIIISALVSYRMYQETKGGAFAIGTDGSVIPLKWADQKENLEIEALAHLVLFHNYFYGIDASNYERNIEKALWLGDSSVDNVYRQKKADGVYNRLLQYSLVQKIFSVESELTLQEGIRSFRTVVVFEIYRGTVTDVYELKTSGKLIKVDRNFPNNAHGLLISNYFENSLRKVDDQR
- a CDS encoding conjugal transfer protein, which codes for MKSRMRTLGIALTFTVLIPSGAACQGMPVYDNTNFITLGKQIIESAKQTAELLKTVEFLREQKERIEKVSDVIKHLKAVQELTRNNKRLFDMVRNDLRQILDSPHIRPEEVGRISESFNAIIESSLEDLEFVEQILSSDFLKMTDAERAIVLKEKEMRSKEMVGEIERRTKRYRDIISFREMQAVINNRKTNY
- a CDS encoding TraG family conjugative transposon ATPase; this encodes MSKINIASHHPILDIQDNIIFANNGNVLACYKVLLPEIHSLSEKDFEDLHSNWFQTFKSLPIGTVVHKQDIYLKSSFTSEYLSNSTFLSKATHDYFRGREYLDHRSYMFFTCPKKKGLNNPKYVNPFKKTPKGLHEELDDTVKRFLASVTDSVNYINNGTKIRLGPMRPDEIMSLTKEQFNGYSSNCDTDIVLDGANVTIGNNHFDVLAINSESCFGDSVQTSKVNEHFTSDDFTFHQGFMDDLGLSLKENHVVNQIIYLDDKHQWRKQLEKKVEELNKSSNFGTQNKVVLKKIGHILDQINNDDSSRIVRGHLNVIHWDGEKRALENTTTRIKAEFKELDVVPYYPCGRERKNYILNSFPCFASNYSNEDLYVTDLKHALCLLINTTNYRTDRKGIVFNDREFNIPVLKDVWDEQKRRIKARNFAVFAPTGEGKSFLANNILRQFFEQGVRLVIIDLGGSYTKFASLYPEHYTVLRYENGKSLGINPFYVTHADDVTPEHLEDLSIFLFELMGMGTKPSKEASVALKKILHLYYGEKTGSLHSLDGFYRFVGKYGKELLSRLQIHPGYFNIKRFLHILSEYVGSGIYSFLFASSKDRSYRLEDKRLIVFELDEVKDNKEILSVMLKLIKTAVQRTIWKNRDERGIILFDEFAKQLKFDNVLESVEFYYQAIRKQEGAIGIILQSINQLPINSTSASILENTQVIYSLRNEKGYGALKERLHLSSHDLNQLSSIKNNLSARQKYTEIFIKIGKESNIFRLEVPPEVYAAYLTDGPDNKAIMEFYKETGCMETAIKKFIHQKTRTS
- a CDS encoding N-acetylmuramoyl-L-alanine amidase, encoding MEQTKAIFLLCLFSVFITVYGQKKQIIIVDPGHGGTDNGAVGINGLREKDLTLKIAQAIVHYNRILLDKRYDIYLTRYGDTLISLGHRTKLAKILDPKIFVSLHCNHANNPKASGLEVYVFNGSIPKQSLTMAKVMDGYLQEQLGYRSRGVKRANFQVLRDNREVCPALLLELGFLSNTDEAVHLEEKGKIKALGLAILMGIKTIME
- a CDS encoding ORF6N domain-containing protein, which codes for MEPLKIPQMIYEIQGQQVLLDFDLAKLYGTETKRLKEAVRRNIDRFPKDFMFELTREEYVVLRTQFATLKSSGRGMHSKYLPFAFNEQGVAMLSSVLNTPKAIEVNIQIIRAFVFLRKYALSHKELSIRLRELEKKYDRQFKDVFDALNYLLNKDIKEKEQRDRKRIGFKS
- a CDS encoding helix-turn-helix domain-containing protein: MPANILTQEDLEGFKESLLDEIKEILLKNDRITLDRWIKSNAVMNKLGISPGTLQNFRINETIPFSKLGGIIYYDEEEIHKILMDNKNFFLKDES
- a CDS encoding peptidase domain-containing ABC transporter, which encodes MFRTTFPNFRQLDKMDCGPTCLQIISKHYGKEASLEDLRKSSYIDREGVSLAGIKEAGESIGLETFPVLITWEDLLKKAPLPCIVHWEGNHFFVVYRVTTTKVYISDPAKGKYTLSVDEFKKGWLSEVNKGVAMLLEPTDTFRKGKLQGSGDRNNLLKTLKYLFDYKKLLWQLSLGLLLSSIVQLALPFFTQSIVDYGIENQDIGFIQVILIGQIFFVLSKGAVEILRDWILLHISMRVNIRMMNDYLSRLIQLPISFFTGRGIGDLVRRINDNERVEEFFTNGSLTFLFDIFNIILFGFVLAYYNLNIFLVFLIGSGVYLLWSLAFMKKKALLDTAYFGTSAKSQSKILQIIYNIEDIKVNGSEDRRKKEWYQTQLDLFNVTSENLRIHQLQTNGGQIINELKNIAIIFLSAYAVIEGVFSLGVMLAIQFIIGQLNVPLSKMIDFLLDYQKAELAVKRLFEVWKEEPEGHKLDGATKAFHHDITLRDISFRYGPPGTKEALSNISMEIPKGKVTAIVGHSGSGKSTLLKLLLQFYPPTKGKIEVGKISLSSIAPKDWREVCGVVLQEGQLFDDTIERNITESQSKVPLDVERYEQAIDFAMLKDFIDDLPHRSKTKIGENGIKLSGGEKQRILMARAIYKDPKYFLLDEATSSLDSINEKGILKNLESFYKNRTVVIVAHRLSTIRNADNIIVLENGNVVEQGTHKKLLKNKSTYWRLVQNQMDSIEDGR